CTGGAAGAAGGCCAGAAAGTAGAGTTTGACATTGTTCAAGAAGAAAAAGGCGAAAAAGCACAAAACGTTGTAGTCAGCGAATAATCAATCTCTTCTCATAAAGGGGTGGAATTCCACCCCTTTTTTATATTATTCTTAAAATCAAAAATTCTCAGGAAATCAAATGAAAAAATTTTTCTTAACTATTTTTGTTTCATTGTTATTTTTTGTATATGCATTTGCAGAAAAGGGAGTATATAAAGCTTATGTATATTTTCTCCCTGTCGGTGAAATAACTTTTGATATTCAGGATAAAAAAGCATTTGTAAAAGGTGAAACATACTCAAGCTTCAGATGGATTTATAATTACACCTTTAGATTTGAAGCCTCTGAAAAAGGCTATTTTCTTTATGAGAAAGAGAACAAAAAAGAAAAAATATACAAAAATGAGCAAATTCTGAAGAAAAAACCATGGCTTCCTTTAATAGTGAAGTATATCCTTGAAGGTCAAAAGCCTGACCCTGAAAAAGACAAAAACTTTCCATACAAAATAGTTGAAAAAGAAGATGAGGTGATAATATACCCACTGAAAAGCAAAAAAGTAAAAAGAATAATCCTTAAATTATCAAAAAACAGCAGACTACCTGAAAAAATAGAAATAGAAGGGAAAATAGATATAACATTGGAAAGAATTAAATAATTTCCACTTGCTCTTCCTGAAATTTGCCGTTAATTAGTTCCCAGCTTCTCCAACTCTCAGCCTTACCATTTTTCACAGATAGAATTATATAAGACATATCAGGTTGGGCAAATCTAAGGTCTGTTTCTGAAGGTCTATCAGGATGGTCAGGGTGGGTGTGGTAAATTCCTACAATCATTAACCCCCTTTTGTCTGCATAATTTTCAACCTTTAAATAATCCTGAGGTGCTATCTCAAATCTATCGTTAGCTCTTTCCTTATTTTGATTTTCTACCTGAAAAGCCTCAACAGCCGTTCTTATATTATTTTCAAAATCTATCTCACCAATTAAAAATCCGCATATCTCATAAGGATATCCTCCTTCGCCCTGCTTTTTAATTTCCTCTATTACTTCTTTTTTTATTTTAAGCATTATCAGACCCCTTTTTGTATAATTTTATCATGGAGATTATTGATTTAGGCAAAACAGAGTATAATCGGGCTTTAAAACTGCAAAAGGAATTTTTTGAGAAAAAATTAAAAAATCCCCAGCAGGAAGACATTGTCCTTATCACAGAACACTATCCGGTATATACCCTTGGGAAAACCACAAAAAAAGAGCATCTGATAAATATCCCTCCGGAAATTCCTGTGGTTGAAATAGAACGTGGCGGAAGTGTAACATTCCACGGGGGAGGCCAGATAGTTGTTTATCCAATAATAA
This genomic window from Persephonella sp. contains:
- a CDS encoding M67 family metallopeptidase, translated to MLKIKKEVIEEIKKQGEGGYPYEICGFLIGEIDFENNIRTAVEAFQVENQNKERANDRFEIAPQDYLKVENYADKRGLMIVGIYHTHPDHPDRPSETDLRFAQPDMSYIILSVKNGKAESWRSWELINGKFQEEQVEII